TCAGGGTGCTCCTGAGTTAACTCATAGGCCGACTGCGTCACCGAGATTTTCGCAGCCAATCCGTTGGACTCACCAAAATGCGTAGACTCCACATTCAGGTACGAACCCGCTGGAAGTAATACCGATCGCGTAACACCCATCCTCTCCTGATGGGCAATAAAGTCAGGATCACTACGGTTCACATAGTTGAGGTGTTGGTGAATATCGATCACCTCTTCCTTCTTTTTATTGGAGCAGCCTTGAGAAAATGCCATACCGGCAAATCCGCAGGCGGCAGTGATTGCAAATTGTCTTCTTCCTATCAACATGGCAGTTCAGTGATTACAAAACGCCTACCTTCTCTTAGCCAGCTTTTTTCAACGTTTCCCGTAAAGCGAATCCAGTCCAGCGAATTTAACTATGCGATGAAATCGCTCGGAACGTGGTCCACTTTCATTCTCTTTCTAACGACCGCTATAGCCGGAATGGGACAGGAACCGGAGATCGATCCATCGCAACTCCCCCGCATCCCAGCTACAGAACCCGAAAAGGTATTCGAAACCTTTGAAATTAGTCCTGGATTCCAACTTCGCCTCGTTGCCCACGAACCGAAGATAGTGGATCCTATAGCCATGGCATTCGACGAAGATGGAGGCATGTATGTCATCGAGATGCGCGGATATTCTGAGCGCAGGGAAGAGGCGCTAGGTCGAATCCGTTACCTGGAAGATGTAGACGGCGACGGCATATTCGAAACCTCCACTATTTTCAAAGATGGCCTGAAATGGCCTACGGGAATTGTCTGCTACAAAGGAGGTGTCTTTGTTGGAGCGACACCGGACCTTTACTACTTCAAGGACCTGGATGGCGACCGTGTCAGTGACGAGGAGCGACTCGTTTTCACCGGTTTCGGAGAAGGCAATCCGAGGCTCAATATGCAGGCGCTCTTCAACAGCTTTCGCTGGGGACCCGACAACCGAATCTGGGGTGCCACCGCAGCGAATGGGGGCAACGTTACCAACCCAATCGATCCAAACTTTGGGCCGGTATCTATCCGGGGTGCGGACTTTTCGTTCGATCCTGAGAAACTGGACCTTCGACCTGAAAATGGGACCGCACAATATGGAATGAGCTTCGATTCCCTGGGCCGCCGATTTGTATGCAGCAATTCACAACATGCCCTCTGGGTGGCATACGAACGAAACCATGTCCGAGCTAATCCCTTTTACGATCTACCCGCCGCATTGGTGGATATTCCAAACGACGGAGCTGCAGCTCCCGTTTATCGCATAAGCGCGGATGAACCGTGGCGCGTCGTTCGAACGCGGTGGCGGGTATCGGGTGTGGTCAAAGGTATGATCGAAGGCGATGGCCGTGTCTCCGGCTACTTTACCTCGGCCACCGGCATTCATGCCTACTGGGGAAACGCCTATGGGGAAGCCTACCAAAATAATCTATTTGTCGGCGATGTAGGCAGTAACCTGGTCCATCGCAAAGTGCTCAAGGAAATAGGAGGACAGGTCCAACCAATTGCCATCCGAGCTGATGACGAAAATCAAACGGAATTCCTGCGTAGTAGCGACAACTGGTTTCGACCCGCGAGTTTTTCCACCGGTCCCGATGGTTGTCTCTACATTTGCGACATGTACCGCGAAGTTATCGAACACCCCTGGTCGTTGCCCCCAGGAATAAAAAAACACCTCGACCTCAATAGCGGTTTTGATCGCGGCCGAATATACCGCGTCGAACCGGAAGGGTTCATGAGGTCGCCAATTCCCAAACTCTCAGAAGCAAGCAATACGAAGCTTGGTATTTTGGCTCGTCATGCGAAAGACGACTGGCAGCAAACGACCGCAAGGCGTTTACTTTTCGAACGTGGAAACTCGTTTGAACACAAGGCAATTCAATCCCCATTTCCAGCGAGTCTCAATGGCGAAGAATCATTGATAAAAAACTTGTCGGACTGGAAAGGCGATCCATGGCTCGAAGCCGCCATTCTCAATTCTCTTCGTGATGAATCGGCGATCATCGCCGCATGGAAACATCCGTCGGTAAAAGAGTCTGATGGTTTTATTTTGGAGTTGGCCAAAATGTCCGGACGAAACGGCAACAAGAAAGTACTCGAAGCCGCATTAGGTAGTTTAGCAAGTTCCAGCTTGCCTGTTCAAATCGTCACCTGGTTAACAGCATTTAAAGACGGGGTTTCATATGCGAACGGAGATTGGGGCGAAATCGAAAGACTTGAAATCCTATCAGGTCTTTTTACGAACGCAGCCAAAGTTGCGAACGATTCTGAGGCACCGGAGGCGGACCGCCTGAGTGCTCTACGTTTGTTAAGACTCCAATCTGGAAACGCAAACGAAGCATTACGCAAAAGCATTCTAGTGAACGAGTCCTCCTCGGAGTCGCTAGCGACAGAGGCGGTACGGGAAATCACAGACAACTCGTTTATCATAGAGCACCTCGACAAACTATCCTCAGAGGCACGCGACTTCGCAGTCAGAAAAATGATCAGTAAGCCCGGGGATGCACTCCAGCTCCTTGAAGCCATTGACGAAAACCGATTGAGAATCGAGGAGGTACCTGCCGATGCGATACAAACGCTTCGTGAACACGAAAACCATGAGGTACTGAAAATAGCTGCGCACGTTCTCCCCGCTGTTGAGCAACGATCGGGGCTTATTGAGCGCTACCAAGCTGCACTTGAAACTGCTGGAGATCCACAACGCGGTGAAACCATTTTCAATAACACCTGCCTTAGCTGTCATCAGACTCAGGACGGCAGAGGGTTTGTGTTCGGACCACCCATTGCTACCTTTAAAAGCGCGGGGAAAGATTCCATTCTGAACAACATCCTGGACCCCAACAAAGAAGTGGCACCTCAATATCAGGCATTTCATTTCAAGCTAAACAACAGTGAATCTTATACAGGGATGATCGCCGCCGAAGACAGTCGCAATGTTACTCTAATGCTTCCGGGCGGTATCAATAAAATTTTCCCTCGGAGCGAGGTTGGGAGTATGAGTGGAATTGGTCGCTCTCTTATGCCCGAAGGCCTGGAGCATACATTCACGATAAATGATATGGCCGATCTACTCAGCTACTTGACTCAATAAACTGTTGGAAAAAAGAATTTTAACCACTGATCAACTTAGAGCAGCGAAGCCGCAACCAAAGTTTAACCACAGATTGCTCAGATGCGCACAGATATTGTAATTATGAAACCACGAATTGACCAAGTGACACGAATCATGAGGTAGGGACTGATCGCCGAGCGGTCCGATATCCTGAAGGGTTTGTTCGTTCATTTTTTTATTTCCAACAGGAGGCAACGGAGAGAACGGAGGAAAAAATCAATACAACTCTGTTTCCTCCGTTGCCTGTTGGAAATGAAAAAAACTTAACAACCTGTCTTCGCCAAGGCTACGCCTCGGCACGGCGGAGTGCCCTGAGACTCGGAGAAAAAGCATACATGGTTATTTCCGCATTCCTTTAGCGAATCAATTTCTCAAAAGGAAAAGATACAAATTTTAACCACCAGTCTCCGCCCAGGCTACGTCACGGCACGGCTGATGACACTGATTTTCACTGATGAAAAAAGACAAAATCATTCGTGGTTACTATTTTCTTTTCAAACGGATCCAGCCTTCAGTTTTTTGCGTAATTCAGTGCTTTTCGTAGTTTAAGTATTTTTCTTCGAACTTATTTTAATACCATCTATTCGCGAGGTCACCGTGATTGGTTGCGATATGAATACTTTGCTTAAAAAACAAGATTCTGCCGGATAGTAGTAAAGATTCACACTGATCCATGAAATGGTTAGGCTATATAAATTTAACCGCCATCAGTGCTCATCAGTGATGGTATCGGTGGTTGAAAAAAAGAAGAGAAAAAATAAATCAGGATCCTAAATCTTGTTTGCTACGAGCCATCTAGATCTCCACTACTAAAAGATAGATTTCCCCCATGACGATGAACCCTTCTCGCAGATCTCGCCATAGTTCTTCAACGACGGCGTAAGATCAACTACTCAAATTCCAACAAGACGCCGCTCAAAATCCAGACACGCGGGTTTTGGTGTCAGACTTTGTGCCTTCTGCGCTTCTTGTGGTTTCCACATCTAACTTCCTGCCGCTGGATTGGAGAACTTAGCGATTAACCGGAGTCATTTAGCTCGGCCTGCGATCATTAGTGCAACCCAATTGTATTGTAAACTTTCCGCACTGTTTCAGTGTCTGGAAGCAACCCGTTACCTTCGAGCTATGAACCCCAAGGCGCGCTTTTATCTCTTCTGTGTTACTCTCCTGACCACAACCATTACGTGGCAACCACTTCTCACGGGCTCCTCCTATCCTGAAATCGACAAGCACTTCAGCATCTACGAAAAGCGGGATGTCTATTCCGCTTGGCCGGCGATTGCCCGGGCGGAAAACGGTGACCTTCTAGTTCAATTTACAAGGACCGAAGAACATATGTCTCCCAACGGGGAGATTCTTCAAGTTCGATCGACCGACAATGGAGAAACCTGGCAACCACCCTCCATTGTTTATGATACCATTGTGGACGACCGTGAGTCTGGCCTAACCGTGTTACGGGATGGTCGGCTGCTTACACATCTCCGCTCGGTTAAATTTCCGGACACCACCTACACCACTATGCCAGCCACGTCCTACCCACCAGAGTTGATCACGCGTTGGGCTGACTATGTAACCAGGGAGGATTATAAAAACGCAGACCACCTCCATCGTGCCTGGCAAACGATTTCCACCGATAACGGTTACACCTGGTCCTCTCCCACACCCGGAACCGATTCCATCCATGGCGGCATCCAACTGGCCGATGGTTCACTACTGGTGGCCTCCTATCGTGAGAGTCCGGAAAAACTTGGCATTTATGCCACGCCGAATCCGGAAACACCCTGGGAACACATCGCAACCATCGAGACGCCACCCGAGGTCTCGGACAACATTCGATTTGGCGAACCTCACATCCTGCAATTGCCGAGCGGACGCGTCATCTTGATGACCCGGGCCACCGCAAAACCCTATGACGATCAATCCCCGCTATGCAACTTATGGGGCACTTACTCCGACGACCATGGCAGGACCTGGGCCCCACCCTACGAAACGCCACTCTGGGGATTCCCTCCGCACCTCACCCTGCTGTCGGACGGTCGCGTGCTTTGCACCTACGGTCATCGTCGACCTCCCTACGGCCAACGCGCCTGCGTAAGCGAGGATGGCGTGAATTGGAGCTTGGCCAATGAATACATCTTACGTGACGATGCACCCAATAAGGATCTCGGTTACCCGGTTTCCATTGAGCTTTCCCCGGGGAAAATACTTACGGTCTATTACCAACAAAATGTGGAACCAGGTTTTAAGCCGGAAGCAGGACCACCCCACCCCAACCGGAAAAAGCCCGGCATACTCGGCACTATTTGGAATCTCCCTGGCTATGAAGACCAAGCAGATGAAGTCATCAGCATCGGCTCCCGGCGCGAGCTCTTTGTCGACGGTTTTCTCATCGATAAACTGGAAAACGTTCGCCAGGAGATGCACCGTCCGGACCGTGAGGGTGTTGCCTTCTATTTCGACAAACCCTGGGAAGGAAACTGGTCCGCCTACCCAACCGTGATCAAGGACGGTGAAATTTATAGAATGTATTACCGGGGACTTCCCGCGGTTGGAGACAAAATGCACGCGGTGACCTGCTATGCCGAATCAAGTGACGGCATCACCTGGACCAAGCCGAACCTCGGACTCTACGAGGTCATGGGCACTCGGGACAACAACGTGATTCTCATGGAGAAGGAAGTATGGTCTCATAACTTCAGTCCGTTTCTCGATTCACGACCTGGCGTTCCCAAGTCAGAACGTTTTAAAGCTATCGCCAGCGAGAAAAAAGACGGCCTGGTATCCTTCGCATCTGCCGACGGGATACATTGGAAACGCTGGAAAGACGGATTCTTCTTCACTGACGGAATGTTCGATTCCCACAACGTCGCCTTCTGGTCAACCAGCGAAAAACAATACGTCTGCTATTTCCGAACCTGGACAGGAACCGAATATTCCGGCTTCCGCACGATCGCTCGTACCACGTCCAAGGATTTCATCCATTGGGAACCCAAAGAGGAAATGACCTACGGTAATACGCCTCAGGAACACCTGTATACCAACGGCACGCATCCGTACATCCGTGCGCCTCATATCTATATCGCTTTGGCCAAACGCTTTTTTCCCGACAAGGCAGCTCTCAGTAAAGACGTCGCAGCAAAACTGGTCGACAATCCAGACTATGGAAAAGCTTCCAGCGATTCGATCTTCATGAGCACACGCGGTGGCAACCGCTATGATCGCAGATTCATGGAAGCCTTCATCCGTCCAGGAGAAACCTTGGAAGACTGGGTAGCCCGTGACAATACACCGGCCCTTGGCGTAATTCAAGGGAATGATCGACAGCTCTTCATGTACCGCATGTCTCACTACGGACAGGACAGCTCTCACATGACACGCTACTCCCTACGCCTCGACGGCTTTGCCTCCCTCTCCGCTCCCTATCAAGGAGGTGAAATAACAACCAAACCATTCACCTTCTCCGGCGAAGCGCTGACGATCAACTACGCCAGCTCCGCCGCCGGCGAAATCCGTGTTGAAATCCAAGACCAAAACGGCCAACCCATTCCCGGATTTACCCTCTCCGATTGCCTCCCCATCTTCGGCGACGAAATCGAACGCACCGTTCAGTGGGATAACACCCCTTCGCTTTCCAACTTGGCCGAAAAACCAGTCCGCCTTCGCTTCTTCCTCAAAGACGCCGATCTGTTCGCGATACGCTTTAAATGACAACGAAGCTTTTCGTTTTCTTGATATCGGAAATTTAAACCGACCTCTATACGCCTCAGTAAAACCTCGAGATCCAAGGTAGATCCCCCACACCATTCGAAGCCGCTTCCTGAGGCAACCGCCATTCTTCCCCTCTACAAGAAACTTGACCATTGACTATTGACCCTATCGGTTAGTCCCCTCCCGGTTGAAGCGATAGTTTAACGGTCAATGCTAAACAACTTGGTTCGCCCCATGATTTGCCCTGATATGGTCCCCTGATATATTGGAGGTTTTCCCGTGGAGAAAGCAAAAAGGAGTGGAAGCTTGTGGAGGTTTATTTGTCGAAATCCAAGATATGACCCCCTATTTCCCCCCCGCGTTGCGAATATCCTGCATGACTTCCTTGATCTCGTCCTCCTTCTCGCCAATACCAAGCATGATGCCTGACTTAGTTATAAAGCCCCGCGATTTGGCATGCTCCAGAACCCAGAGGGACCGCTCATAACGGGCGGTCTTGCGAATCGGTCTTTGGAGGCGCTTCACTGTTTCCAGGTTATGGTTAAATATATTGGGACAGGCATCCAGTACAACATCTAGATGCTCCTGCCGGCCTTGGAAATCAGCAGTAAGCACTTCAACCGCGCATTCCGGTATTCGGTGGTGGACGGCACGAATTGTTGCAGCCCAGACAGAAGCACCGCCGTCCATCAAATCATCTCTTGCAACAGAAGTGATTACGACATACTTCAAATTCATCCTGGCTATCGACTCGGCTACCCGAGCAGGCTCACCCAGATCGGGCTCCGACGGACGGCCAGTTTGGATCGCACAGAAAGCGCAGGAGCGTGTGCAGACATTCCCAAGTATCATAACCGTGGCGGTTCCTCGCGACCAACATTCCCCCATATTGGGGCAACGGGCACTCTCACATACC
The sequence above is drawn from the Verrucomicrobiota bacterium genome and encodes:
- a CDS encoding c-type cytochrome → MKSLGTWSTFILFLTTAIAGMGQEPEIDPSQLPRIPATEPEKVFETFEISPGFQLRLVAHEPKIVDPIAMAFDEDGGMYVIEMRGYSERREEALGRIRYLEDVDGDGIFETSTIFKDGLKWPTGIVCYKGGVFVGATPDLYYFKDLDGDRVSDEERLVFTGFGEGNPRLNMQALFNSFRWGPDNRIWGATAANGGNVTNPIDPNFGPVSIRGADFSFDPEKLDLRPENGTAQYGMSFDSLGRRFVCSNSQHALWVAYERNHVRANPFYDLPAALVDIPNDGAAAPVYRISADEPWRVVRTRWRVSGVVKGMIEGDGRVSGYFTSATGIHAYWGNAYGEAYQNNLFVGDVGSNLVHRKVLKEIGGQVQPIAIRADDENQTEFLRSSDNWFRPASFSTGPDGCLYICDMYREVIEHPWSLPPGIKKHLDLNSGFDRGRIYRVEPEGFMRSPIPKLSEASNTKLGILARHAKDDWQQTTARRLLFERGNSFEHKAIQSPFPASLNGEESLIKNLSDWKGDPWLEAAILNSLRDESAIIAAWKHPSVKESDGFILELAKMSGRNGNKKVLEAALGSLASSSLPVQIVTWLTAFKDGVSYANGDWGEIERLEILSGLFTNAAKVANDSEAPEADRLSALRLLRLQSGNANEALRKSILVNESSSESLATEAVREITDNSFIIEHLDKLSSEARDFAVRKMISKPGDALQLLEAIDENRLRIEEVPADAIQTLREHENHEVLKIAAHVLPAVEQRSGLIERYQAALETAGDPQRGETIFNNTCLSCHQTQDGRGFVFGPPIATFKSAGKDSILNNILDPNKEVAPQYQAFHFKLNNSESYTGMIAAEDSRNVTLMLPGGINKIFPRSEVGSMSGIGRSLMPEGLEHTFTINDMADLLSYLTQ
- a CDS encoding exo-alpha-sialidase; translation: MNPKARFYLFCVTLLTTTITWQPLLTGSSYPEIDKHFSIYEKRDVYSAWPAIARAENGDLLVQFTRTEEHMSPNGEILQVRSTDNGETWQPPSIVYDTIVDDRESGLTVLRDGRLLTHLRSVKFPDTTYTTMPATSYPPELITRWADYVTREDYKNADHLHRAWQTISTDNGYTWSSPTPGTDSIHGGIQLADGSLLVASYRESPEKLGIYATPNPETPWEHIATIETPPEVSDNIRFGEPHILQLPSGRVILMTRATAKPYDDQSPLCNLWGTYSDDHGRTWAPPYETPLWGFPPHLTLLSDGRVLCTYGHRRPPYGQRACVSEDGVNWSLANEYILRDDAPNKDLGYPVSIELSPGKILTVYYQQNVEPGFKPEAGPPHPNRKKPGILGTIWNLPGYEDQADEVISIGSRRELFVDGFLIDKLENVRQEMHRPDREGVAFYFDKPWEGNWSAYPTVIKDGEIYRMYYRGLPAVGDKMHAVTCYAESSDGITWTKPNLGLYEVMGTRDNNVILMEKEVWSHNFSPFLDSRPGVPKSERFKAIASEKKDGLVSFASADGIHWKRWKDGFFFTDGMFDSHNVAFWSTSEKQYVCYFRTWTGTEYSGFRTIARTTSKDFIHWEPKEEMTYGNTPQEHLYTNGTHPYIRAPHIYIALAKRFFPDKAALSKDVAAKLVDNPDYGKASSDSIFMSTRGGNRYDRRFMEAFIRPGETLEDWVARDNTPALGVIQGNDRQLFMYRMSHYGQDSSHMTRYSLRLDGFASLSAPYQGGEITTKPFTFSGEALTINYASSAAGEIRVEIQDQNGQPIPGFTLSDCLPIFGDEIERTVQWDNTPSLSNLAEKPVRLRFFLKDADLFAIRFK